A single region of the Manihot esculenta cultivar AM560-2 chromosome 12, M.esculenta_v8, whole genome shotgun sequence genome encodes:
- the LOC110628215 gene encoding serine/threonine protein phosphatase 2A 57 kDa regulatory subunit B' theta isoform: MIKQILGRLPRKPSKSSENREFGGSSVPSSNTSTSSRSSNLASNRPVTSDNTSPPPSDSASYLGYGHGSKPTQAVNSKLNGNSVIATYEALPGFKDVPNSEKQNLFIRKLKLCCVVFDFTDPSKNLKEKDIKRQTLVELVDYASSANGKFTETVMEEGIKMVSVNLFRSLTPQPRENKALEAFDLEEEEPLMDPAWPHLQIVYEFFLRFVASPETDAKLAKRYIDHSFILKLLDLFDSEDPREREYLKTILHRIYGKFMVHRPFIRKAINNIFFRFIFETEKHNGIAELLEVLGSIINGFALPLKEEHKLFLVRSLIPLHKPKSLPMYHQQLSYCISQFVEKDCKLADTVIRGLLKYWPITNSSKEVMFLGELEEILEATQPAEFQRCMVPLFRQIARCLSSLHFQVAERALYLWNNDHIENLIRQNRKVILPIIFPALEKNGRKHWNQVVQSLTVNVRKIFADIDPELFEECLKQFEEDEAKAEDMKMKQEATWKRLEEIAASKTTNSEAVHVPHTAPTLTTSG, from the exons ATGATTAAGCAAATACTTGGTAGGCTTCCACGGAAGCCATCTAAATCATCTGAGAATCGTGAATTTGGTGGTTCATCTGTACCTTCTTCAAATACTTCCACTAGTTCTAGAAGCAGTAATCTTGCGAGTAATAGGCCTGTCACTTCAGATAATACATCTCCTCCTCCCTCTGACTCTGCTTCATATTTAGGTTACGGTCATGGAAGTAAACCTACCCAGGCTGTGAATTCAAAACTGAATGGAAATTCAGTAATTGCTACCTATGAGGCATTGCCAGGATTCAAGGATGTTCCCAATTCTGAGAAGCAAAATTTGTTTATTAGAAAGCTGAAGTTATGTTGCGTGGTATTTGACTTCACGGATCCAAGTAAGAATTTGAAAGAGAAGGACATCAAGCGCCAGACGTTGGTGGAACTTGTGGATTATGCAAGTTCTGCAAACGGGAAGTTCACAGAAACTGTCATGGAGGAAGGTATAAAGATGGTATCTGTGAATTTATTTAGGTCGCTTACGCCACAACCCCGTGAGAATAAGGCTTTAGAAGCCTTTGATTTGGAAGAGGAGGAACCCTTGATGGATCCTGCATGGCCTCACTTGCAAATTGTTTATGAATTCTTTCTGAGATTTGTTGCATCTCCTGAGACAGATGCGAAGTTGGCTAAAAGGTATATTGATCACTCTTTTATTCTCAAGTTGTTAGATCTGTTTGATTCCGAGGATCCAAGGGAGAGGGAGTACCTGAAAACAATTCTCCATCGCATCTATGGGAAGTTTATGGTTCATCGCCCGTTTATCAGGAAGGCTATTAATAACATATTCTTCCGTTTTATTTTTGAAACAGAGAAGCATAATGGCATTGCAGAACTTTTAGAGGTTTTAGGGAGTATAATCAATGGGTTTGCTCTGCCTCTAAAAGAAGAACATAAATTGTTCCTTGTTCGGTCTTTAATCCCCCTTCATAAACCAAAGAGCTTACCCATGTACCATCAGCAGTTATCGTACTGCATTTCGCAGTTTGTGGAAAAAGACTGCAAGCTTGCAGACACTGTTATAAGGGGTTTATTGAAGTACTGGCCTATCACTAATAGTTCCAAGGAGGTAATGTTCCTAGGTGAGCTGGAGGAAATCTTAGAAGCAACTCAGCCAGCAGAATTTCAAAGATGTATGGTACCCCTGTTCCGTCAGATAGCTCGTTGCTTAAGCAGTTTACACTTCCAG GTGGCAGAAAGGGCTTTGTACTTATGGAACAATGATCATATTGAGAATTTAATCAGACAGAACCGAAAAGTTATACTGCCCATTATCTTCCCTGCCTTGGAAAAGAATGGACGTAAACATTGGAATCAGGTGGTCCAGAGCTTAACTGTTAATGTTCGGAAGATCTTTGCTGATATTGATCCTGAGCTGTTTGAAGAGTGCTTAAAGCAGTTTGAAGAAGATGAAGCA